The Candidatus Zymogenaceae bacterium genome contains the following window.
ACAACAGTGGTGTGGGGAGGGCCATCGCCCGGGGATACCGGGAGGCGCTGATTCTGAAGGCCGATGTGACGGTGGTCATGGCGGGGGATAACCAGATGGACCCGGCGGACCTGCCTGCGGTGGTGGACCCGGTGCTGGACGGGCGGGCCGACTATACCAAGGGCAACCGCCTGTTCGGGGGGGGGGCGTGGGGGATGATTCCGAAGGTGCGTTATCTGGGCAACTCCACCCTTTCACTTTTAACAAAAATCGCCTCGGGATACTGGCACGTGGCCGATTCCCAGACCGGGTACACGGCGATCAACTTTCGCACCCTCGCTCGTCTGGATCTGGAAAACATATATCCCCGCTACGGCATGCCCAACGACATGCTCATCAAACTCAACATCATCAACGCCCGAGTTGTGGATGTTCCGGTCAGGCCGGTGTACAACATTGGGGAGAAGTCGGGCATCCGGCTTTTCAAGGTGATTCCGACCATTTCTCTCTTGCTTCTTCGCGGCTTCTTCACCCGTATGTTCAAAAAATATGTCATCTATGATTTCCACCCTCTGGTATTTTTTTACATGATGGGCCTTTCCCTCACCCCCGCCGGGGGAATCCTGGGGCTGTATCTCTTCGTGGTACGGATTTTGGGACACGGCGTGGCAGCGACCAGCGCTCTATTCGCCGCCTTTCTGTTCATATCAGGCCTCCAGTCTCTGTTCTTTGCCATGTGGTTTGATATGGAATATAATAAACCCTTAAAGGGCGATGAAAATCCGAAAGTGTCGCCGTGAAAATCGTAATGACCACCAGCTCCTTTCCCCGCGGGCCGGAGGACTGGGCCGGGGTGTTTGTATTATCCCTGGCCCGAGAGCTGGTGCGGAGGGGACATCGGGTGACGGTGGCGGCGCCTCACGCGCCCGGCCTTGCTCGGGGTGAAATCGTCGACGGCGTGGGTGTGGTCAGGTTTCGATACATGCGTCCGGAAAGGCTCGAAGCGCTGGCGTACGGCCGGGGCATGGTTACCAATGTGCGCCGCCGTCCGTGGCTCTTCTTTCTGGTGCCCTTCTTTTTAGCGGCCCAGGGGTTGGTCCTCGGGCGCCTCGCTTCCAATGCCGATGTGGTGGCGGCCCACTGGCTCTTCCCCCAGGGGATGGTGGCCCGGTTGTGCGGCGCCTCCCCCGTGGTAATACTCCACGGCAGTGACGTGCACCTTGTCGGGGGGAGGGTGACGGCCTTTCTCGCCCGGTGGACTCTTTCGGGCGCGTCGGGCGTGATCGCCAACAGCGCCGCGACGGCCCGCCGGGCACAAGCCATTGCTCCCAAGGCACGGATCAGGGTGATACCCATGGGGGTGGAGGTGGAGCGTTTTGCACCATCCGGCGGCGGTTCGGGGGAAAAACAGGAGGCCATCGCACCAAGGATCATCGGCGTGGGGCGGCTCATCCCCCTCAAGGGGTATCGATATCTGATTGAGGCGTTGGTGAAAATCAAGGGGAAGTTCCCCGGGGCCGTTCTCACACTGGTGGGCGAAGGGCCGGAGAGGGAGGCGCTGGAGCGATTGGCGAAAACGCTGGGTGTGGGAGCGGCAGTGACCTTCACGGGAGAGGTGCCTCATGCTGATGTGCCCGGGATACTGCGGGAGCACGATCTGTTCGTCCTTCCGGCGATCGTCACCGAAACCGGTGAGACGGAGGGGCTGGGAACGGTAATACTGGAGGCGATGGCCGCGGGTCTTCCCGTGGCGGCGTCCGGTGTGGGGGGGATACCGGATATCGTCGAGCACGAAAGGACCGGACTTATCTTTCCCCAGAAGGACCCGGACGCCATCGCTCATGCGGTCATACTGCTTTCCGGTGACGGTGATCTTCGGGATCGTATTGTCGGGGCGGCGGAAAGGAAGGTTAAGGAGCGATTTTCCTGGCCGGTCATCGCCGAACAATATGAAGAACAATTTCTGCGCATACGCACACGGGAAACAGACACATGAATCCGATAGATGAGGGGAAAACCGTTCTCGATATCGAGCAGGGGGCCATTGGAGCCC
Protein-coding sequences here:
- a CDS encoding glycosyltransferase family 2 protein, with translation MRKNQTICVVIPAHNEELLITRVLEGLPDYVDWAVVVDDASTDATVDRVSDYSGSFRGEVRLITLENNSGVGRAIARGYREALILKADVTVVMAGDNQMDPADLPAVVDPVLDGRADYTKGNRLFGGGAWGMIPKVRYLGNSTLSLLTKIASGYWHVADSQTGYTAINFRTLARLDLENIYPRYGMPNDMLIKLNIINARVVDVPVRPVYNIGEKSGIRLFKVIPTISLLLLRGFFTRMFKKYVIYDFHPLVFFYMMGLSLTPAGGILGLYLFVVRILGHGVAATSALFAAFLFISGLQSLFFAMWFDMEYNKPLKGDENPKVSP
- a CDS encoding glycosyltransferase, translated to MKIVMTTSSFPRGPEDWAGVFVLSLARELVRRGHRVTVAAPHAPGLARGEIVDGVGVVRFRYMRPERLEALAYGRGMVTNVRRRPWLFFLVPFFLAAQGLVLGRLASNADVVAAHWLFPQGMVARLCGASPVVILHGSDVHLVGGRVTAFLARWTLSGASGVIANSAATARRAQAIAPKARIRVIPMGVEVERFAPSGGGSGEKQEAIAPRIIGVGRLIPLKGYRYLIEALVKIKGKFPGAVLTLVGEGPEREALERLAKTLGVGAAVTFTGEVPHADVPGILREHDLFVLPAIVTETGETEGLGTVILEAMAAGLPVAASGVGGIPDIVEHERTGLIFPQKDPDAIAHAVILLSGDGDLRDRIVGAAERKVKERFSWPVIAEQYEEQFLRIRTRETDT